In one window of Agromyces badenianii DNA:
- the ftsE gene encoding cell division ATP-binding protein FtsE, whose protein sequence is MIRFDSVTKTYPGQARPALNDIGVEILRGEFVFLVGASGSGKSSFLRLMLKEEKPSKGSIHVLGQDLGSISSRKVPYFRRDLGVVFQDFRLLPNKSVYENVAFTLRVIGKSRGYVQSAVPETLKLVGLDGKGKRMPHELSGGEQQRVAIARAIVNKPQILLADEPTGNLDPVTSAGIMTLLERINASGTTIVMATHEAGIVDQMRRRVIELSAGDIVRDERSAGYDGQTVRDVEYVPEQEPGQPVTAAAPKVTPEVMRDAEPLYIEPEATDAVTDAAAEITAAATGTIQVEPERLRAHEKGGAGASEHLTLAERLGLRAPGGPREGDDDQEVGPTK, encoded by the coding sequence ATGATCCGCTTCGACTCCGTCACCAAGACCTACCCCGGCCAGGCGAGACCGGCCCTCAACGACATCGGGGTGGAGATCCTGCGCGGGGAGTTCGTCTTCCTCGTCGGGGCCTCCGGCTCGGGCAAGTCGAGCTTCCTCCGGCTCATGCTCAAAGAGGAGAAGCCGTCGAAGGGGTCCATCCACGTGCTCGGCCAAGATCTCGGCTCGATCTCGAGCCGCAAGGTGCCCTACTTCCGGCGCGACCTCGGTGTGGTCTTCCAGGACTTCCGGCTGCTGCCGAACAAGTCGGTGTACGAGAACGTCGCCTTCACGCTGCGGGTCATCGGCAAGTCTCGCGGCTACGTGCAGTCGGCGGTGCCCGAGACGCTCAAGCTCGTGGGGCTCGACGGCAAGGGCAAGCGGATGCCCCACGAGCTCTCGGGCGGCGAGCAGCAGCGTGTCGCGATCGCTCGCGCGATCGTGAACAAGCCGCAGATCCTGCTCGCCGACGAGCCGACCGGCAACCTCGACCCCGTGACGAGCGCCGGCATCATGACCCTGCTCGAGCGCATCAACGCAAGCGGCACCACGATCGTCATGGCGACCCACGAGGCGGGCATCGTCGACCAGATGCGCCGACGGGTCATCGAGCTCTCAGCCGGTGACATCGTGCGCGACGAGCGCAGCGCCGGCTACGACGGGCAGACGGTGCGAGACGTCGAGTACGTTCCCGAGCAGGAGCCCGGCCAGCCCGTCACCGCGGCCGCGCCGAAGGTGACCCCCGAGGTCATGCGCGACGCCGAGCCGCTGTACATCGAGCCCGAGGCGACCGATGCCGTGACCGACGCCGCCGCCGAGATCACCGCGGCGGCCACCGGCACGATCCAGGTCGAGCCCGAGCGGCTGCGGGCCCACGAGAAGGGCGGCGCCGGGGCATCCGAGCACCTGACCCTCGCCGAACGGCTGGGCCTGCGCGCCCCGGGAGGCCCTCGGGAAGGCGACGACGACCAGGAAGTGGGGCCGACGAAATGA
- the ftsX gene encoding permease-like cell division protein FtsX, which yields MRIGLVLSEAANGLRRNASMVVSVVLVTFISLTFVGTAALLQLQIGQMKNYWYDRAQVAVYLCTGVSTTAGCTDGEATEEQKGAIEEQLGSETLAKYIDEFYFEDHEQAFENFQEQFEGTPAADYVTPEVLNETFWVNLVDPSQAAVLVESFAGMAGVEGVVDQRRYLDQIFDVLNAASYTAIAIAAIMLVAAALLIATTIRLSAFSRRRELGIMRLVGASNRFIQTPFVLEGVFAGLIGSLLAGGAVVAIVYFFVQGYLAENLSFTFVDLTDALIVVPLLIIVGVLLAAVSAGIAITRYLKV from the coding sequence ATGAGGATCGGTCTCGTGCTCTCCGAGGCGGCGAACGGCCTTCGCCGGAACGCCTCGATGGTGGTCTCCGTCGTGCTCGTGACGTTCATCTCGCTGACCTTCGTCGGCACCGCGGCCCTGCTGCAGCTGCAGATCGGCCAGATGAAGAACTACTGGTACGACCGGGCCCAGGTCGCGGTGTACCTCTGCACGGGTGTGTCGACCACCGCGGGCTGCACCGACGGTGAGGCGACCGAGGAGCAGAAGGGCGCGATCGAGGAGCAGCTCGGCTCCGAGACGCTCGCGAAGTACATCGACGAGTTCTACTTCGAAGACCACGAGCAGGCCTTCGAGAACTTCCAGGAGCAGTTCGAGGGCACCCCGGCGGCCGACTACGTGACGCCCGAGGTGCTGAACGAGACGTTCTGGGTGAATCTCGTCGATCCGTCGCAGGCGGCGGTGCTCGTCGAGAGCTTCGCGGGCATGGCCGGCGTCGAGGGCGTGGTCGACCAACGGCGTTACCTCGACCAGATCTTCGACGTCTTGAACGCGGCGAGCTATACGGCGATCGCCATCGCGGCGATCATGCTCGTCGCTGCGGCGCTGCTGATAGCCACCACCATCCGCCTCTCGGCGTTCTCGCGTCGGCGAGAACTCGGCATCATGCGGCTCGTCGGCGCCTCGAACCGGTTCATCCAGACGCCATTCGTGCTCGAGGGCGTCTTCGCGGGTCTCATCGGTTCGCTTCTCGCCGGCGGCGCGGTGGTGGCGATCGTGTACTTCTTCGTGCAGGGCTACCTCGCCGAGAACCTCTCGTTCACGTTCGTCGATCTCACCGACGCGCTCATCGTCGTGCCGTTGCTCATCATCGTCGGGGTGCTGCTCGCGGCGGTGTCGGCTGGCATCGCGATCACGAGATACCTCAAGGTCTGA
- a CDS encoding PPOX class F420-dependent oxidoreductase: MTVEISDHFARILSAPVFAHLGTVRPNGEVQVNPMWFEFDPETQTIRFTHTTKRAKFRNLQANPHMTLEMTDPENPLKYVEVRGTLAEVIPDPEGAFYVHLGQRYGNPHEQAPADKADRVILVMQVEKINGR, encoded by the coding sequence ATGACCGTCGAGATCTCAGACCACTTCGCCCGCATCCTCTCCGCGCCCGTGTTCGCCCACCTCGGCACCGTGCGCCCGAACGGCGAGGTGCAGGTGAACCCGATGTGGTTCGAGTTCGACCCCGAGACGCAGACGATCCGCTTCACGCACACGACGAAGCGTGCGAAGTTCCGCAACCTGCAGGCGAACCCGCACATGACGCTCGAGATGACCGACCCCGAGAACCCGCTCAAGTACGTCGAGGTGCGCGGCACGCTCGCCGAGGTCATCCCCGACCCCGAGGGCGCCTTCTACGTGCACCTCGGGCAGCGCTACGGCAACCCGCACGAGCAGGCGCCCGCCGACAAGGCCGACCGGGTCATCCTCGTGATGCAGGTCGAGAAGATCAACGGGCGCTGA
- a CDS encoding TadE/TadG family type IV pilus assembly protein, with the protein MTSHGLLARLSALAREERGSAVAEFTLVGILLTVLALAVVQLALALHVRNTVLDAAAEGARSAALAGSSAGAGITRTRELISAAVSAEYADEIEAGVSTIGGIPVAWVTVRAPLPVIGLLGVDRTLEVTGHAALEVLD; encoded by the coding sequence CTGACCTCGCACGGGCTGCTCGCACGGCTCAGCGCGCTGGCGAGGGAGGAGCGCGGATCGGCCGTCGCCGAGTTCACCCTCGTCGGCATCCTCCTCACCGTGCTCGCGCTTGCAGTGGTGCAACTCGCGCTGGCACTGCATGTGCGCAACACCGTGCTCGATGCCGCAGCCGAGGGAGCCCGATCTGCGGCGCTCGCCGGATCGAGCGCGGGAGCCGGCATCACCCGCACCCGCGAGCTGATCAGCGCCGCAGTCTCGGCCGAGTACGCCGATGAGATCGAGGCGGGCGTCAGCACCATCGGCGGCATCCCCGTCGCGTGGGTGACCGTGCGTGCGCCGCTTCCGGTGATCGGACTGCTCGGCGTCGACCGGACACTGGAGGTGACCGGGCATGCGGCGCTCGAAGTGCTCGACTGA
- a CDS encoding MFS transporter, which translates to MTDTAPRFSWRSIVLPVYLPTLVFSLGEGAMIPIVPLVATERGASLALAGLIAAMLMVGELAGDLPAGWLVARIGERNAMIGAALLAVIGVLVAIVSPTLPALGIGVFLLGLATAVFGLARHAFLTSYVPVRTRARALSTLGGVFRAGWAVGPFVAAAIIAWTGSSETVFWVLVAACFGVVGVLVLLPDPERVFGAARLARVASTGSGASATDASGAPPTAGAADAAAGSSSNVFRAIRENRGVLARIGTGVGLLAAIRVSRTVVLPLWSVSIGMPAEQAALVIGVSGTIDFALFYASGQIMDRFGRLWSAIPGLLGMAVGHIALAFTHDLPSNALWFTGIAVWLGLANGVTSGIIMTLGADLAPKQNPAPFLGAFRMIGDTGGAGAPLMIAAVTSIASIMAANVVVGALGLLGAAMLWRWIPRYVPHRRR; encoded by the coding sequence ATGACCGATACCGCGCCCCGATTCTCGTGGCGTTCGATCGTTCTCCCGGTCTACCTGCCAACGCTCGTGTTCTCGCTCGGCGAGGGTGCGATGATCCCGATCGTCCCGCTCGTGGCGACCGAGCGCGGCGCCTCGCTCGCGCTCGCCGGGCTCATCGCGGCGATGCTCATGGTCGGCGAACTCGCCGGCGATCTGCCCGCCGGCTGGCTCGTGGCCCGCATCGGCGAGCGCAACGCGATGATCGGCGCGGCTCTGCTCGCCGTCATCGGCGTGCTCGTCGCGATCGTCTCGCCCACCCTGCCGGCGCTCGGCATCGGCGTCTTCCTGTTGGGGCTCGCGACGGCCGTGTTCGGGCTCGCGCGGCACGCGTTCCTCACGAGCTACGTGCCGGTGCGCACCCGCGCACGGGCACTGTCGACGCTCGGCGGCGTGTTCCGTGCGGGCTGGGCGGTCGGACCGTTCGTCGCGGCCGCCATCATCGCGTGGACCGGATCGAGCGAGACCGTCTTCTGGGTGCTCGTCGCCGCGTGCTTCGGGGTCGTCGGCGTGCTCGTGCTGCTGCCCGACCCCGAGCGGGTCTTCGGTGCAGCGAGGCTCGCGCGCGTGGCATCCACCGGCTCTGGCGCATCGGCGACGGATGCCTCGGGCGCACCGCCCACCGCGGGTGCGGCGGACGCCGCGGCCGGGTCGTCATCGAACGTGTTCCGCGCGATCCGCGAGAACCGCGGCGTGCTCGCCCGCATCGGAACGGGCGTGGGGCTCCTCGCCGCGATCCGCGTGAGCCGCACGGTGGTGCTGCCGCTGTGGTCGGTCTCGATCGGCATGCCCGCCGAGCAGGCCGCGCTCGTGATCGGCGTCTCGGGCACGATCGACTTCGCCCTGTTCTACGCGAGCGGCCAGATCATGGACCGGTTCGGGCGGCTGTGGAGCGCGATCCCCGGCCTCCTCGGCATGGCCGTCGGGCACATCGCGCTCGCGTTCACGCACGACCTGCCGTCGAACGCGCTCTGGTTCACGGGCATCGCCGTGTGGCTCGGCCTCGCGAACGGCGTCACGAGCGGCATCATCATGACCCTCGGCGCAGACCTCGCGCCCAAGCAGAACCCCGCGCCGTTCCTCGGGGCGTTCCGCATGATCGGCGACACGGGCGGGGCCGGGGCGCCGCTCATGATCGCCGCGGTGACCTCGATCGCGTCGATCATGGCCGCGAACGTCGTGGTCGGCGCACTCGGCCTCCTCGGCGCCGCGATGCTCTGGCGCTGGATTCCCCGGTACGTGCCGCACCGGCGGCGGTGA
- a CDS encoding pilus assembly protein TadG-related protein, whose translation MRRLCARLGRDEAGSTLLLTIFYCFLGLSLILVVVSATSLYLDRKRLFTLADGAALAAAEAWSLDTVRLDGDHLSLELDSADVSRAAVAYLGDAVHGLHDVELVRAASDDGQSTTVTMRAVWYAPIHTELLPLSVPFEVTATARSVFH comes from the coding sequence ATGCGCCGGTTGTGCGCCCGTCTGGGCCGTGACGAAGCGGGATCGACGCTGCTCCTCACGATCTTCTACTGCTTCCTCGGACTCTCGCTCATCCTCGTCGTCGTTTCGGCGACCTCGCTGTACCTCGACCGGAAGCGCCTGTTCACGCTCGCCGACGGTGCCGCGCTCGCCGCCGCAGAGGCGTGGAGCCTCGATACCGTGCGACTCGACGGCGACCACCTCTCGCTCGAGCTCGATTCCGCCGACGTGAGCCGGGCTGCGGTCGCGTACCTCGGCGATGCCGTGCACGGCTTGCACGACGTCGAACTCGTGCGCGCGGCATCCGACGACGGCCAGAGCACCACGGTCACGATGCGCGCCGTCTGGTACGCGCCCATCCACACCGAGTTGTTGCCGCTGTCGGTGCCGTTCGAGGTGACCGCGACGGCGCGATCGGTGTTCCACTAA
- a CDS encoding CpaF family protein: MTDAVRTIADRVRTRVLRDGVDLSRDESAAARYAHEEVRRYSERALAGAHAQLGDEPGTARDVVASITGYGQLQPYFDDPDVEEIWINAPTRVFVARSGVSELTTVVLSDREVRELVERMLQHSGRRVDLSSPFVDASLPDGSRLHVAIPDVARSHWSVNIRKFQRRIRSLTQLIELGSLTPRASEFLRMSMLAGANILVSGATHTGKTTMLNALMSGARTSDRVVTVEETFELDLDVRDLVALQCRQPSLEGTGEITLRRLIKEALRMRPDRLIVGEVREAESLDLLIALNSGLPGMCTIHANSARDALAKLCTLPLLAGRNIDSAFVVPTVASCIDLVVHLTLDRDGHRRVAEIIAPTGGCTGAAVDAEAIFVTRAGELVATGAAPARVEKYRAVGLDPDIVLAEVAR; encoded by the coding sequence ATGACCGACGCCGTGCGCACCATCGCCGACCGGGTGCGAACCCGGGTGCTGCGCGACGGAGTCGACCTCTCGCGTGACGAGTCGGCCGCAGCCCGTTACGCCCATGAAGAGGTGCGGCGCTACAGCGAGCGCGCGCTCGCCGGCGCGCACGCCCAGCTCGGCGACGAGCCGGGCACCGCCCGCGACGTCGTCGCCTCGATCACCGGCTACGGGCAGTTGCAGCCGTACTTCGACGACCCCGATGTCGAGGAGATCTGGATCAACGCGCCGACCCGGGTCTTCGTCGCCCGCAGCGGAGTCTCCGAGCTCACGACCGTCGTCCTCTCCGATCGCGAGGTGCGTGAGCTGGTCGAGCGCATGCTGCAGCACTCGGGGCGACGAGTCGACCTCTCCTCGCCGTTCGTCGACGCCTCGCTGCCCGACGGGTCGCGACTGCACGTCGCCATTCCCGACGTCGCGAGGTCCCACTGGTCGGTCAACATCCGCAAGTTCCAGCGGCGCATCCGATCGCTGACCCAGCTCATCGAGCTCGGCTCGCTCACACCGCGCGCGTCGGAGTTTCTGCGCATGAGCATGTTGGCGGGTGCGAACATCCTCGTCTCGGGAGCGACCCACACGGGCAAGACCACCATGCTCAACGCGCTCATGTCGGGTGCGCGAACGAGCGACCGCGTCGTCACGGTCGAGGAGACCTTCGAGCTCGACCTCGACGTTCGTGATCTCGTCGCGTTGCAGTGCCGTCAGCCGAGCCTCGAAGGCACCGGTGAGATCACGCTGCGTCGTCTCATCAAAGAGGCCCTTCGCATGCGCCCCGATCGACTCATCGTCGGCGAGGTTCGCGAAGCCGAGAGCCTCGACCTCCTGATCGCCCTGAACTCGGGCCTGCCGGGCATGTGCACCATTCACGCCAACTCGGCACGCGATGCCCTCGCCAAGCTCTGCACGTTGCCGCTCCTGGCCGGCCGCAACATCGACTCCGCCTTCGTGGTGCCGACGGTGGCGAGCTGCATCGACCTCGTCGTGCACCTCACGCTCGATCGCGATGGCCACCGGCGAGTCGCCGAGATCATCGCTCCGACCGGCGGATGCACCGGGGCCGCCGTCGACGCCGAGGCGATCTTCGTGACCCGCGCCGGAGAACTCGTCGCCACGGGCGCGGCTCCCGCCCGAGTCGAGAAGTACCGGGCCGTCGGGCTCGATCCCGACATCGTGCTCGCAGAGGTGGCGCGATGA
- a CDS encoding TadE family protein codes for MRRSKCSTDRPGSILDRPRSFPDRARFSSDEGSASLEFLTVGIILLVPLVYLVLAVAAIQGGALAVEGAARQAARVAVQAIDSGAADAAVERAVRVTLDDYGVDADAASVTVSCAPSGDCLAAGERVRVSVTASVQLPLVPAVLSLDQATSVPLEASATQTVSRFAASSGGSSGSGGSASSGGSGP; via the coding sequence ATGCGGCGCTCGAAGTGCTCGACTGATCGCCCGGGGTCGATCCTTGACCGCCCGAGGTCGTTCCCTGATCGCGCGAGGTTCTCGAGCGACGAGGGCTCGGCCTCGCTCGAGTTCCTCACCGTGGGCATCATCCTGCTCGTGCCCCTCGTCTACCTCGTGCTGGCGGTGGCCGCGATCCAGGGCGGCGCCCTCGCGGTTGAAGGAGCGGCCCGACAGGCCGCAAGGGTCGCCGTGCAGGCGATCGATTCGGGCGCAGCGGATGCCGCCGTGGAGCGTGCGGTGCGGGTGACCCTCGACGACTACGGGGTCGATGCCGACGCGGCATCCGTCACGGTGTCGTGCGCGCCCTCAGGAGACTGTCTCGCTGCGGGGGAGCGAGTACGGGTCTCGGTCACCGCGAGCGTCCAGCTGCCACTCGTGCCCGCGGTGCTCTCACTCGATCAGGCGACGAGCGTGCCGCTCGAAGCGAGCGCGACGCAGACCGTCTCGCGTTTCGCCGCGAGCAGCGGCGGCAGCTCAGGCAGCGGCGGCAGCGCGAGCAGCGGCGGGAGCGGTCCGTGA
- a CDS encoding type II secretion system F family protein — MVPLNGAAALGLVCGAVLGLGLWLVVSAVPRVGRPRLIDRVAPYVADISSEARSLLARRPSDPTPVLGFLVGPATRALRTLVSEWLGGADTIARRLRQAGSSASVERFRGEQLAWSAGAFAAASALALLSPAFGTLPVVVRIAVPFLAAALGTVLRDWLLQRAARRRLARISAELPTVLEFLTLSLTAGEGMLDAIRRLAGVAGSGELPREFAGVVASVGTGVPLGQALAQLRDDLDHPALSRALDQVLGALDRGTPLAGVLRSQAGDAREEAKRTIIELAGRKEIAMLVPLIFLILPVTVAFALFPGYLVLRAGF; from the coding sequence ATGGTTCCACTGAATGGCGCTGCAGCGCTGGGCCTCGTCTGCGGTGCGGTGCTCGGTCTCGGGCTCTGGCTCGTCGTCTCCGCGGTGCCGAGGGTGGGCCGGCCCCGCCTCATCGATCGTGTCGCACCTTACGTCGCCGATATCTCGTCCGAAGCGAGGTCGCTGCTCGCCCGGCGGCCGTCGGACCCGACACCGGTGCTGGGGTTCCTCGTCGGTCCCGCCACACGCGCGCTTCGCACGCTGGTCTCGGAATGGCTGGGCGGCGCCGACACGATCGCGCGACGTCTTCGTCAGGCGGGCTCATCAGCGAGTGTCGAGCGATTCCGCGGCGAGCAGTTGGCGTGGAGCGCCGGCGCGTTCGCCGCAGCTTCGGCCCTTGCGCTGCTCTCGCCGGCGTTCGGCACCCTGCCCGTGGTCGTGCGCATCGCGGTGCCGTTCCTCGCTGCCGCGCTCGGCACCGTGCTGCGCGACTGGCTCCTGCAGCGCGCAGCTCGGCGGCGACTCGCGCGCATCTCGGCCGAGTTGCCGACCGTGCTCGAGTTCCTGACGCTCAGCCTCACGGCCGGCGAGGGAATGCTCGATGCCATCCGCCGCCTGGCGGGCGTCGCGGGTTCGGGCGAACTGCCGCGTGAGTTCGCGGGAGTCGTCGCATCCGTGGGCACCGGCGTCCCCCTGGGGCAGGCGCTCGCACAGCTTCGCGATGATCTCGACCATCCTGCCCTGTCGCGCGCTCTCGACCAGGTGCTCGGCGCCCTCGATCGCGGCACTCCGCTCGCGGGCGTTCTGCGCTCCCAAGCCGGCGACGCCCGTGAAGAAGCCAAGCGCACGATCATTGAGCTGGCCGGTCGCAAGGAGATCGCGATGCTCGTGCCGCTGATCTTCCTGATTCTCCCGGTGACCGTGGCGTTCGCGCTGTTCCCGGGCTACCTCGTGCTGCGGGCGGGATTCTGA
- the prfB gene encoding peptide chain release factor 2 has translation MLDLDLTQEIAALRSTFRDIRSVVDVDGLESEIERLSEDAGAPDLWDDTENAQKVTSALSHRQSELARVKSIDSRLDDLEVLVELANEMGDEESAAEARTELESLQKAIGDLEVQTLLDGEWDDRPAVITIRAGAGGVDAADFAEMLMRMYLRWAEKHGYKATVMDTSYAEEAGIKSATFEIDAPYAFGTLSVEAGTHRLVRMSPFGAAGKRQTSFAAVEVIPLMEEAQEVEIPENDIRVDVFRSSGPGGQSVNTTDSAVRITHLPTGTVVSMQNEKSQIQNRAAAMRVLQSRLLLLQKEQEAAQKKELAGNITASWGDQMRSYVLAPYQMVKDLRTEYEVGNPSHVFDGDIDGFIAAGIKWRKRPTE, from the coding sequence ATGTTGGATCTTGACCTCACGCAGGAGATCGCCGCGCTGCGCTCCACGTTCCGCGATATCCGTTCCGTCGTCGATGTCGACGGCCTCGAATCGGAGATCGAGCGCCTCTCCGAAGACGCCGGCGCCCCCGACCTGTGGGACGACACCGAGAACGCCCAGAAGGTGACGAGCGCGCTCAGCCACCGCCAGTCCGAGCTCGCCCGGGTGAAGAGCATCGACTCGCGACTCGACGATCTCGAGGTGCTCGTCGAGCTCGCCAACGAGATGGGCGACGAAGAGAGCGCCGCCGAGGCGCGCACCGAGCTCGAGTCGCTGCAGAAGGCGATCGGCGACCTCGAGGTGCAGACCCTGCTCGACGGCGAGTGGGACGACCGCCCCGCGGTCATCACGATCCGTGCCGGCGCCGGCGGGGTGGATGCCGCCGACTTCGCCGAGATGCTCATGCGCATGTACCTGCGCTGGGCCGAGAAGCACGGCTACAAGGCCACCGTGATGGACACGAGCTACGCAGAAGAGGCCGGCATCAAGTCGGCGACCTTCGAGATCGACGCGCCCTACGCCTTCGGCACCCTGAGCGTCGAGGCGGGCACGCACCGCCTCGTGCGCATGAGCCCCTTCGGCGCGGCCGGCAAGCGCCAGACGAGCTTTGCCGCCGTCGAGGTCATTCCGCTCATGGAGGAGGCGCAGGAGGTCGAGATCCCCGAGAACGACATCCGCGTCGACGTCTTCCGGTCGAGTGGGCCGGGCGGCCAGTCGGTCAACACGACCGACTCCGCCGTGCGCATCACCCACCTGCCGACCGGCACGGTCGTCTCGATGCAGAACGAGAAGTCGCAGATCCAGAACCGGGCCGCGGCGATGCGCGTGCTGCAGTCGCGACTGCTGCTGCTGCAGAAGGAGCAGGAAGCGGCCCAGAAGAAAGAACTCGCGGGAAACATCACCGCGAGCTGGGGCGACCAGATGCGCTCCTACGTGCTCGCGCCGTACCAGATGGTCAAAGACCTGCGCACCGAGTACGAGGTCGGCAACCCGAGCCACGTCTTCGACGGCGACATCGACGGCTTCATCGCCGCCGGCATCAAGTGGCGCAAGCGTCCGACCGAGTAA
- a CDS encoding type II secretion system F family protein, with protein MSLALGALLGLGVLLVVSPLMWPAAARWPGATGVGARARDELALAGLGAVPIAVVVIVVAVLALVAGAIAHAVFRVPVLTVVATLLGAALVPLLVRARATRRRAANRAVWPDVVDHLVSSVRAGMSLPDSLGALADLGPAATRTAFADFDDEYRRTGNFGACLDRLKGALADPVSDRILETLRMAREVGGSDVTAVLRGLAGYLREDAALRAEVVARQSWIRNAARLGVAAPWLLLLVLASRPETILAYDSAAGAALIIAGVAVTVIAYQAMVTLGRLPEERRWFH; from the coding sequence ATGAGTCTCGCGCTCGGTGCGCTGCTCGGCCTCGGCGTGCTACTCGTCGTGTCGCCGCTCATGTGGCCCGCCGCAGCTCGGTGGCCCGGAGCCACCGGCGTCGGCGCCCGTGCTCGCGACGAACTGGCACTGGCCGGGCTCGGCGCGGTTCCCATCGCGGTCGTCGTGATCGTCGTGGCGGTGCTCGCACTCGTCGCGGGCGCAATCGCGCATGCGGTCTTCAGGGTGCCGGTGCTCACGGTCGTCGCGACACTGCTCGGGGCGGCGCTCGTCCCGCTCCTCGTGCGGGCACGCGCCACACGTCGCCGAGCAGCCAACCGGGCGGTGTGGCCCGACGTCGTCGATCACCTGGTGTCGTCGGTGCGTGCCGGCATGTCCCTGCCCGACAGCCTCGGTGCGCTGGCCGATCTCGGCCCCGCAGCGACGAGGACCGCATTCGCCGACTTCGACGACGAGTACCGACGCACGGGCAACTTCGGCGCATGTCTCGACCGCTTGAAGGGTGCGCTCGCCGACCCGGTCTCCGACCGGATCCTCGAAACCCTGAGAATGGCACGCGAGGTCGGTGGCAGCGACGTCACCGCGGTGCTTCGCGGGTTGGCCGGATATCTCCGTGAAGACGCCGCGCTCCGGGCAGAGGTCGTCGCTCGGCAGTCGTGGATCCGCAACGCCGCTCGCCTGGGCGTCGCCGCACCGTGGTTGCTGCTGCTCGTGCTCGCCTCGCGGCCAGAGACGATCCTCGCGTACGACTCCGCCGCCGGTGCCGCGTTGATCATCGCCGGCGTGGCGGTCACCGTCATCGCCTACCAGGCGATGGTCACCCTCGGCCGCCTTCCCGAGGAGCGTCGATGGTTCCACTGA